In Listeria monocytogenes, the following proteins share a genomic window:
- the lftR gene encoding PadR family transcriptional regulator LftR (act as a regulator of LieAB which is involved in aurantimycin A resistance), which produces MKGLTELLKGSLEGMILERISRGETYGYEITKYLNDLGFDEIVEGTVYTILVRLEKKGLVEIEKKKSELGPPRKFYRLSPAGEEELAIFWKRWDFMQGKIMQVKGGQA; this is translated from the coding sequence ATGAAAGGACTTACCGAGTTACTCAAAGGTAGTTTAGAAGGAATGATTTTGGAGCGAATTTCTAGAGGAGAAACTTACGGCTATGAAATCACCAAATACCTTAACGACCTAGGCTTTGATGAAATCGTCGAAGGAACCGTCTACACCATTCTCGTCCGCCTTGAGAAAAAAGGATTAGTCGAGATAGAAAAGAAAAAATCAGAATTAGGTCCACCACGAAAATTTTACAGATTAAGTCCGGCTGGAGAAGAAGAGTTAGCCATTTTTTGGAAGCGTTGGGACTTTATGCAAGGAAAAATCATGCAAGTTAAAGGAGGGCAAGCCTAA
- a CDS encoding DUF1048 domain-containing protein, producing MFKWYTKYREEKRDYKQYKKRIAALPEDYKTAMKAIETYLWSFAKGAGMFEILKNVLEMFENAAADNLELKAVVGDDLAEFADNLLSEFPEETWMDTQRKKLRDSIK from the coding sequence ATGTTTAAATGGTACACAAAATACCGCGAAGAAAAACGAGATTATAAGCAGTACAAAAAACGAATAGCTGCTTTGCCAGAAGATTACAAAACCGCAATGAAAGCAATCGAAACCTATTTATGGAGCTTTGCAAAAGGCGCAGGGATGTTCGAAATCCTAAAAAATGTCCTCGAAATGTTCGAAAATGCCGCAGCTGACAACCTAGAACTAAAAGCTGTTGTTGGTGACGACCTAGCCGAATTCGCCGACAACTTACTAAGTGAATTTCCAGAAGAAACTTGGATGGATACTCAACGAAAAAAACTGCGTGATTCGATTAAATAA
- a CDS encoding FusB/FusC family EF-G-binding protein, which translates to MKEFIEPYQYNFIKNQLANVSRAYRSANDTSTLKALKSLTEEKINELFPESVLEEHKELFSELHAITSTKEAEPFLEGVKAYVIPFAPPSDVKLKKLFAKTKKLKIPAWSKLNLRDYTFYGWNDIAQQRKYIVTYEDGNLVGVQGTISTEIQKGVCSICHSHSKVSLFMAKTKSSSDGIYTTNGNYICYDSDVCNEQIKAHETLDEFIEVVKKRK; encoded by the coding sequence ATGAAAGAGTTTATCGAGCCATACCAATATAATTTTATCAAAAATCAATTAGCCAATGTTTCACGCGCATACCGGTCCGCCAATGATACTTCGACTTTGAAGGCATTAAAATCGCTAACAGAGGAGAAAATCAATGAATTATTCCCGGAAAGTGTACTAGAGGAGCATAAGGAACTGTTTAGCGAGCTCCATGCGATTACTTCAACCAAAGAAGCAGAGCCGTTTTTAGAGGGGGTAAAAGCCTATGTGATTCCTTTCGCGCCACCTAGTGATGTGAAACTTAAAAAACTTTTTGCGAAAACGAAAAAATTAAAAATTCCCGCCTGGTCTAAACTAAATTTGCGCGACTATACTTTTTACGGCTGGAACGATATCGCTCAGCAGCGTAAGTATATCGTGACTTACGAGGACGGAAATTTGGTCGGCGTACAAGGAACTATTTCTACAGAGATTCAAAAGGGCGTTTGTTCGATTTGTCACTCGCATTCCAAAGTATCGCTCTTTATGGCGAAAACGAAATCTTCGAGCGACGGTATTTATACGACAAATGGCAATTACATTTGCTACGATAGCGATGTTTGTAACGAGCAAATAAAAGCACACGAAACGTTAGATGAATTTATAGAGGTTGTTAAGAAACGTAAATAA
- a CDS encoding pyruvate oxidase gives MKKVKASETLVQTLKNWGIDHVYGLPGDSIDTVVDALRKEQEAIEFIHVRHEEVATLAAAAYTKLTGKIGVALSIGGPGAIHLLNGMYDAKMDHVPMLVLAGQVTTDVLNTGFFQEVNLPAIFEDVAVYNKQIDNAETLADVVDEAIRTAYKEKGVAVLTIPNDIPSQVIKASLEAKSVKFEQENPKLDEAAIQEAVALIEKAEKPVILAGLGTKHAGPELIAFSEKLKIPIIHSLPAKTIVPDNHPNALGNLGKIGTKPAYEAMQETDLLLMFGNDYPYSDYLPKKADCIQIDIDPAKISKRFPATVGLVGDAAEIIGNLTAKTAPVEERKFLQACQENMQEWWKWLEEDIAKTTDPIAPEVVMANIQKIAEKDAIFSIDVGTATVWSTRYLHLTPENDFIVSAWLGTMGCGLPGAIAAKKAFPDRQAIAIVGDGGFSMVMQDFVTAVGLNMPMIVVVLNNQQLSFIKYEQQSAGELNYAIDLPDINYAKFAESCGGIGFRVEKMADLEAAFENAKLATKPVIIDVSVDSAAAPLPGKIVMDEALGYTKFEIQSVLEDHRFAKMPPLKTILRRFL, from the coding sequence ATGAAAAAAGTAAAAGCAAGTGAAACACTCGTACAAACATTAAAAAATTGGGGAATCGACCACGTATATGGTTTACCTGGTGATTCGATTGATACAGTAGTTGATGCCTTACGAAAAGAACAAGAAGCAATCGAATTTATTCACGTTCGGCACGAAGAAGTGGCGACACTAGCCGCCGCAGCATATACCAAATTAACAGGCAAAATTGGTGTCGCATTATCTATCGGCGGCCCCGGAGCAATTCATCTTCTAAACGGGATGTATGATGCAAAAATGGATCATGTGCCAATGCTCGTACTCGCTGGGCAGGTGACAACCGACGTCTTAAACACCGGCTTTTTCCAAGAAGTCAATTTACCAGCGATTTTCGAAGATGTTGCCGTGTATAATAAACAAATTGATAATGCCGAAACACTTGCGGATGTGGTCGATGAAGCAATCCGCACCGCTTATAAAGAAAAAGGCGTCGCTGTCTTAACGATTCCAAATGATATCCCGTCACAAGTAATTAAAGCGAGCCTTGAAGCAAAATCAGTCAAATTCGAACAAGAAAATCCAAAACTAGATGAAGCAGCAATACAGGAAGCCGTAGCACTGATTGAAAAAGCGGAAAAACCAGTTATCTTAGCTGGATTAGGGACTAAACACGCTGGACCAGAACTAATCGCCTTCTCAGAAAAATTGAAAATCCCGATTATTCATTCCTTACCAGCAAAAACCATTGTTCCAGATAACCATCCAAATGCACTCGGAAACCTTGGTAAAATTGGAACCAAACCAGCATATGAAGCCATGCAAGAAACCGACTTACTATTAATGTTCGGGAATGATTACCCTTATAGCGACTATTTACCAAAAAAAGCAGACTGCATCCAAATCGATATTGACCCAGCCAAAATCAGCAAACGTTTCCCCGCAACAGTTGGTTTAGTAGGCGATGCCGCGGAAATCATCGGTAATTTAACCGCGAAAACCGCACCTGTAGAAGAGCGTAAATTCCTTCAAGCATGCCAAGAAAACATGCAAGAATGGTGGAAATGGTTAGAAGAAGACATCGCAAAAACAACAGATCCAATCGCTCCAGAAGTCGTGATGGCGAACATCCAAAAAATCGCTGAGAAAGATGCCATTTTCTCTATCGACGTAGGAACTGCAACTGTTTGGAGCACTCGTTATTTACATTTAACCCCAGAAAATGACTTTATCGTTTCCGCGTGGCTTGGTACTATGGGTTGCGGTTTACCTGGAGCTATCGCTGCCAAAAAAGCATTCCCAGACCGCCAAGCAATCGCCATCGTCGGTGATGGAGGCTTTTCCATGGTTATGCAAGATTTCGTCACAGCGGTAGGTTTAAACATGCCAATGATTGTCGTCGTGTTAAACAACCAACAACTTTCATTCATTAAATACGAACAACAATCAGCTGGTGAACTAAACTACGCCATCGACCTACCAGATATTAATTACGCAAAATTCGCCGAAAGTTGCGGAGGAATTGGTTTCCGAGTAGAAAAAATGGCGGACCTAGAAGCTGCTTTCGAAAACGCCAAACTAGCAACGAAACCAGTTATCATCGACGTTTCCGTAGATAGCGCAGCAGCTCCACTACCAGGGAAAATCGTGATGGACGAAGCACTCGGTTATACTAAATTCGAAATCCAATCAGTCTTAGAAGACCATCGTTTCGCAAAAATGCCACCACTTAAAACCATTTTACGTAGATTTTTATAA
- a CDS encoding methyl-accepting chemotaxis protein, with amino-acid sequence MNLIKNRKLKTKLSINIVITTIMLIGLGATSFLGFRHVATLSDNMVDNNVAPMKEIAKIQTNMAQINIDILTMFDTINGKSALIKDIDDLYAENDQAIHNFKKANLTAEDKKQLAYFEEKLADMKSSASSVISDTSSALDDAELLGAQNRYYQNVKTKFDDATKQLNVLNEMNYKEVENSSQAISDFGVKISIIFTAVIIAVLISLFIFNAYITRVILKGIRHLQTAVHKVASGDLSYRSTYNGRDELGDITNDLNEMSENLRLMIEDVKKASTDVKSSSDNVIISSEIISAMTTEMDIEMKMMGEQIQTQIGSMKESTDAMDQMTGGVQNVAEYALKVSDLTKDSAEKTNDGIAVINNLVSQMDRISGVMRSSTDVVSQLVNRVGEVEKALDTVTNIADQTNLLALNAAIESARAGEHGRGFAVVAEEVRKLAEQSRLAVVDINTVLKKIQTESKTTIEVMNTGLSESEAGQKIISETEATFTDLLHRVNDISAQMQNVSQETEEMAAGIEEVNTSISDVTEISNQIGEKSTAALEFAEVNKMKVDELVVISEEMQKISGSLEGYIANFNTEVSEEAVEVTEEPESETKDPGEPVLAENV; translated from the coding sequence GTGAATTTAATTAAAAATCGTAAATTGAAAACAAAATTAAGCATCAATATTGTTATAACGACCATCATGTTAATCGGACTTGGCGCGACTAGCTTTCTTGGCTTTCGTCATGTAGCAACACTTTCAGATAATATGGTTGATAATAATGTCGCACCGATGAAAGAAATCGCAAAAATCCAAACAAACATGGCGCAAATCAATATCGACATCCTGACCATGTTCGACACTATTAACGGAAAATCAGCCCTTATAAAAGATATTGATGATCTTTATGCCGAAAATGATCAAGCAATTCATAATTTCAAAAAAGCCAATTTAACAGCAGAAGATAAAAAACAATTAGCGTATTTTGAAGAAAAACTAGCAGACATGAAATCATCCGCATCGTCAGTAATCAGTGACACATCAAGCGCACTAGACGACGCAGAACTACTTGGAGCGCAAAACAGATACTACCAAAACGTCAAAACAAAATTTGACGATGCAACTAAACAATTAAATGTTTTAAATGAAATGAACTACAAAGAAGTCGAAAATTCTTCTCAAGCAATTTCTGACTTTGGTGTAAAAATCAGTATCATTTTCACAGCAGTTATTATTGCCGTGCTAATTTCTCTATTCATTTTTAATGCTTATATTACGAGAGTGATCCTAAAAGGAATCCGTCACTTGCAAACAGCTGTACATAAAGTAGCTAGTGGAGATTTGTCGTACCGCAGCACTTATAACGGTAGAGACGAGCTTGGTGATATTACAAACGACTTGAATGAAATGAGCGAAAACCTAAGATTAATGATTGAAGACGTTAAAAAAGCTTCTACAGACGTTAAATCTTCCAGTGATAACGTTATTATTAGTTCGGAAATTATTTCTGCAATGACAACAGAAATGGACATCGAAATGAAAATGATGGGTGAACAGATCCAAACACAAATCGGCAGCATGAAAGAAAGCACGGATGCAATGGATCAAATGACTGGCGGCGTTCAAAATGTGGCTGAATACGCGCTTAAAGTATCTGACCTAACAAAAGATTCCGCAGAAAAAACGAACGATGGCATTGCCGTTATCAATAATCTCGTGTCCCAAATGGACCGTATCAGTGGCGTCATGCGTTCAAGTACAGACGTTGTTTCTCAATTAGTTAACCGCGTTGGCGAAGTGGAAAAAGCTTTGGATACCGTTACAAATATCGCTGACCAAACCAACTTGCTTGCCCTAAATGCGGCAATCGAATCTGCTCGTGCCGGTGAACATGGTCGTGGGTTCGCAGTTGTAGCCGAAGAAGTCCGCAAACTAGCTGAACAATCACGTCTTGCTGTTGTTGACATTAATACTGTCCTGAAAAAAATTCAAACAGAGTCAAAAACAACTATCGAAGTAATGAACACGGGGCTTTCTGAATCGGAAGCTGGTCAAAAAATCATTTCTGAAACAGAAGCAACATTCACAGATTTACTCCACCGTGTCAATGATATTTCCGCTCAAATGCAAAATGTATCTCAAGAAACCGAAGAAATGGCTGCAGGAATTGAAGAAGTCAACACGTCAATTAGCGACGTAACAGAAATTTCCAACCAAATCGGTGAAAAATCCACAGCCGCACTTGAATTCGCGGAAGTAAACAAAATGAAAGTAGACGAGCTAGTCGTTATCTCCGAAGAAATGCAAAAAATTTCCGGCTCATTAGAAGGGTATATCGCCAACTTCAATACCGAAGTGAGCGAAGAAGCGGTCGAAGTAACAGAAGAGCCAGAATCAGAAACAAAAGATCCAGGAGAGCCAGTCCTAGCAGAAAATGTCTAG
- a CDS encoding C39 family peptidase, which yields MRIWIKSLLVITACIFSLTLLNTKYTFYSPTVKLESAKVVYKLDNEPFNVRLDVPLVNQMDAPTLFNGCEVTSLAMLLQFTGKYVTKNELANNLPTTPIEQNGLHGNPDKAFVGSISGDSPGLGVNHAPIAKLAAKYVNEAHVHDISGNSIQDIITVLSTGAPVWIITTTDYHAPKNWQTVQTKEGKKKITYSMHSVVITGFDKDNFYINDPYGHKNRAVKRSVLEEGWSAMGKQAIYLSRP from the coding sequence ATGCGAATTTGGATAAAATCACTGCTTGTCATTACAGCGTGTATATTTAGTTTGACCCTTCTAAATACGAAATATACCTTTTATTCACCAACCGTCAAACTCGAAAGCGCCAAAGTCGTTTATAAATTAGACAACGAACCTTTTAATGTAAGATTAGATGTGCCACTAGTGAATCAAATGGATGCTCCTACGCTTTTTAATGGCTGCGAAGTAACTAGTTTAGCGATGCTCTTGCAATTCACTGGGAAATACGTCACTAAAAATGAGTTAGCGAATAATCTCCCGACAACGCCAATCGAACAAAATGGTTTACACGGTAATCCGGATAAAGCATTTGTCGGGAGCATTAGCGGCGATAGCCCTGGTCTTGGCGTGAATCATGCGCCTATTGCTAAACTGGCTGCTAAATACGTTAATGAAGCACACGTCCACGATATTAGCGGGAATAGCATTCAAGACATCATTACCGTACTCAGCACAGGCGCACCAGTTTGGATTATCACTACCACGGACTATCATGCACCCAAAAATTGGCAAACCGTCCAAACAAAAGAAGGTAAAAAGAAAATCACGTATTCGATGCACAGTGTGGTAATTACTGGATTTGATAAAGACAATTTTTATATTAATGACCCATATGGACATAAAAACCGTGCAGTAAAAAGAAGTGTACTTGAAGAAGGTTGGTCTGCTATGGGAAAGCAAGCCATTTACCTAAGCCGCCCATAA
- a CDS encoding LPXTG cell wall anchor domain-containing protein, which yields MVFAKKIVASIAVFISLGFIYFRVSTAVAFENTSNASLLPSTGDAFSVWPIVIGVVLVALAVVLFIKKKI from the coding sequence ATGGTTTTTGCCAAAAAAATAGTTGCTAGTATTGCTGTTTTCATTTCACTTGGATTCATTTATTTCCGAGTAAGCACAGCTGTCGCATTTGAAAATACAAGTAATGCTTCCCTTCTTCCTTCTACCGGAGACGCATTTTCGGTCTGGCCGATTGTTATTGGAGTAGTGCTTGTCGCGCTTGCGGTTGTTCTATTTATTAAGAAGAAAATATAA
- the glmS gene encoding glutamine--fructose-6-phosphate transaminase (isomerizing): MCGIVGYIGTNNAKGILLEGLEKLEYRGYDSAGIALQNKDLVTVVKEKGRIADLASLVPSDAFGTTGIGHTRWATHGKPNHENAHPHQSKSGRFTMVHNGVIENYTLLKEEYLKNHSFVSDTDTEVIVQLIELFAAELSTKEAFKKALSLLHGSYAICLIDQTDTETLYAAKNKSPLLIGKGENFNVIASDAMAVLKETDEFVEIMDKEIVIVTKDGFTLETLEGEEITRASYTAELDASDIEKGTYPHYMLKEIDEQPAVTRKIIQAYQNEAGEINVDKTIIDEILSSDRIHIVACGTSYHAGLVGKNLIEKMAKIPVEVHVSSEFAYNLPLMSKKPLFIFITQSGETADSRQCLVKVKELGYRTLTLTNVPGSTLDREADHSMYLYAGPEIAVASTKAYTAQISVLAVLAVSLGREIGDEEALNINLAAELGIVATAMEAMVSSKEVIEHIAGEYLATSRNAFFLGRNIDYFVAMEAALKLKEISYIQAEGFASGELKHGTIALIEDGTPVLTLITQESINWNIRGNVNEVLARGAKTCVFAMENVAQPGDRFVIPQVHPLLTPLASVIPCQLLAYYAALHRDCDVDKPRNLAKSVTVE; this comes from the coding sequence ATGTGTGGAATCGTTGGATATATTGGAACAAATAATGCAAAAGGCATTTTATTAGAAGGTCTTGAAAAATTAGAATACCGCGGCTATGACTCTGCGGGAATCGCTTTGCAAAACAAAGACCTAGTAACAGTAGTTAAAGAAAAAGGACGGATTGCAGACCTTGCGAGCCTTGTACCAAGTGATGCATTCGGTACAACCGGAATCGGACATACACGCTGGGCAACACACGGTAAACCAAATCACGAAAACGCCCACCCGCACCAAAGCAAATCTGGTCGTTTTACAATGGTTCATAACGGCGTAATCGAAAACTATACCCTTTTAAAAGAAGAATACTTAAAAAATCATTCATTTGTTAGTGATACGGATACAGAAGTAATTGTTCAGCTTATTGAACTCTTTGCAGCAGAACTTTCGACTAAAGAAGCATTCAAAAAAGCGTTGTCGTTACTTCATGGTTCTTACGCAATCTGCTTAATTGACCAAACCGATACAGAAACACTATACGCAGCAAAAAATAAAAGCCCATTATTAATCGGAAAAGGCGAAAACTTCAACGTTATCGCAAGTGATGCCATGGCTGTTCTTAAAGAAACAGACGAGTTCGTGGAAATTATGGATAAAGAAATCGTGATTGTGACAAAAGATGGCTTCACTTTAGAAACGCTAGAAGGTGAAGAAATCACTCGCGCAAGCTACACAGCCGAACTAGATGCGTCCGACATCGAAAAAGGCACATACCCGCACTATATGTTAAAAGAAATCGACGAACAACCAGCTGTAACACGTAAAATCATCCAAGCTTATCAAAATGAAGCTGGCGAAATCAATGTCGACAAAACTATCATTGACGAAATTTTATCATCTGACCGCATTCATATCGTTGCTTGTGGAACGAGCTATCATGCTGGTTTAGTCGGAAAAAATTTAATCGAAAAAATGGCAAAAATCCCTGTAGAAGTACATGTTTCCAGCGAATTTGCTTATAATTTACCATTAATGTCTAAAAAACCGCTATTTATTTTTATTACGCAAAGTGGTGAAACTGCCGACAGCCGTCAATGCCTTGTTAAAGTGAAAGAACTTGGCTACCGGACATTAACATTAACAAACGTACCAGGCTCGACGCTAGACCGTGAAGCGGATCATTCGATGTATTTATACGCAGGTCCAGAAATCGCTGTCGCTTCAACAAAAGCTTATACAGCCCAAATTTCTGTGTTGGCGGTACTTGCCGTTTCTCTTGGTCGCGAAATTGGTGACGAAGAAGCACTTAACATTAATTTAGCTGCTGAATTAGGAATTGTCGCAACAGCAATGGAAGCAATGGTTTCTAGCAAAGAAGTGATTGAGCACATCGCCGGTGAATACTTAGCAACTTCTCGTAACGCGTTCTTCCTAGGTAGAAATATCGATTATTTCGTAGCGATGGAAGCTGCTCTTAAACTAAAAGAAATTTCTTATATTCAAGCTGAAGGTTTTGCTAGTGGCGAATTAAAACATGGAACAATCGCGCTTATCGAAGACGGCACACCAGTTTTAACGCTTATCACGCAAGAATCTATCAACTGGAATATTCGCGGAAATGTCAATGAAGTATTAGCACGTGGAGCAAAAACTTGTGTATTCGCAATGGAAAACGTCGCACAACCAGGCGACCGCTTTGTTATTCCGCAAGTGCATCCATTATTAACGCCACTGGCAAGCGTCATTCCGTGCCAACTACTAGCTTATTACGCAGCACTTCACCGTGATTGCGACGTCGACAAACCAAGAAACTTAGCAAAAAGTGTGACAGTAGAATAA
- a CDS encoding FAD synthetase family protein, with the protein MEVSHVTLAPNKDSRPAVLTIGKFDGVHIGHQTILNTALSIKKENEILTAISFSPHPLWALKQIEIYREMLTPRMEKERWLAHYGVDHLIETAFTPRYAETTPEEFVRDHLTNLNLSHIVVGSEFNFGKGRDSDVDLLRDLCKPYDIGVTSVPVIETNQTKISSTNIRAFIRRGHFQEAEQLLGHPWYITGNVENGEMIGLDDYVLPATGTYQTDSGMVNVTNQRTILVELSDGLQQLHMKNELS; encoded by the coding sequence ATGGAAGTATCACATGTAACGCTCGCACCAAATAAGGATAGTCGTCCCGCGGTTTTAACAATCGGCAAATTCGACGGGGTACATATCGGCCATCAGACCATTTTAAATACAGCCTTATCCATAAAAAAAGAAAATGAAATATTAACCGCTATTAGTTTCAGTCCACATCCACTTTGGGCTTTAAAACAAATCGAAATATATCGCGAAATGCTTACACCAAGAATGGAAAAGGAACGCTGGCTCGCGCATTACGGTGTCGATCATTTAATCGAAACAGCATTCACACCTCGGTATGCGGAAACGACACCAGAAGAGTTTGTCAGAGACCATTTAACCAATTTGAATTTATCGCATATCGTCGTTGGTTCCGAATTTAATTTTGGGAAAGGGCGCGATTCTGACGTAGATTTACTCCGGGACCTATGTAAGCCCTATGATATTGGTGTCACATCCGTCCCAGTAATTGAAACGAATCAAACTAAAATAAGTTCCACTAACATTCGAGCGTTTATTAGACGCGGACATTTTCAAGAAGCAGAACAACTCCTCGGCCACCCTTGGTATATTACAGGCAACGTTGAAAACGGCGAGATGATTGGCTTAGATGATTACGTTCTCCCGGCAACAGGCACGTATCAAACCGACTCAGGCATGGTAAACGTAACGAATCAGCGCACTATCCTAGTTGAATTATCAGATGGCTTGCAACAATTACATATGAAAAACGAACTTTCCTAA
- a CDS encoding DUF6530 family protein encodes MKIPTTLKHKPVIVVENYEEVDGKNAYHSDAKGLSLGLAQWNDRGKVDISAKVWRHTGDKWSRQSEELPLHRVLDLAILIARTKVHFKDAYRLPHLYDKENPTLDRIGLQGDALTIAVCEDNEYIDEDMQLFEQALKNDDELLSERLKTLSKLLQEAGY; translated from the coding sequence ATGAAGATTCCAACTACCTTAAAACATAAACCAGTAATCGTTGTTGAAAATTATGAAGAAGTAGACGGCAAGAACGCTTATCATTCAGATGCTAAGGGACTTTCACTTGGACTTGCGCAGTGGAATGATCGTGGCAAAGTAGATATTTCCGCTAAAGTTTGGCGTCACACGGGTGATAAATGGTCGCGCCAATCTGAAGAACTTCCGCTACATCGTGTGCTCGACTTGGCCATTTTAATCGCTAGAACCAAAGTTCATTTTAAAGATGCTTACCGTTTACCTCATTTGTATGACAAAGAGAATCCCACGCTTGATCGTATTGGTTTGCAAGGGGATGCGCTGACTATTGCCGTTTGTGAAGATAACGAATATATTGATGAGGACATGCAATTATTCGAACAAGCTTTAAAAAACGATGATGAACTCCTCAGTGAACGCCTCAAAACATTAAGCAAACTATTACAAGAAGCAGGTTATTAA
- a CDS encoding GIY-YIG nuclease family protein, which yields MNKDNRKELIRAYKEKAPDAGVYRFISTKSGKYLIDNTMDLKGIANKLAFGIKIGAGNMLPPEMAKEAKEHGIETIQFEILEKVDIKPEMTKEDIKEENDVLLSLWLEREDI from the coding sequence ATGAATAAAGACAATCGTAAAGAACTAATTCGCGCATACAAAGAAAAAGCCCCCGATGCCGGCGTTTACCGTTTTATCAGTACAAAAAGTGGTAAATACTTAATTGATAACACAATGGACTTAAAAGGAATCGCCAATAAACTTGCATTTGGAATAAAAATTGGAGCAGGAAACATGCTACCACCAGAAATGGCAAAAGAAGCAAAGGAACATGGCATTGAGACCATTCAATTTGAAATTCTTGAAAAAGTAGACATTAAACCTGAAATGACAAAAGAAGATATTAAAGAAGAAAACGATGTACTTCTCAGTTTATGGCTAGAACGCGAAGATATTTGA
- a CDS encoding DUF4064 domain-containing protein — translation MNPRKPEFILTLIAGITGIIAGITGIASGGLLAALSGSEELSETAAMTTADTEALAAMGGLTVILSGVALVIGIALIIFAVLIKRNAKVFGILTLVAGIGGFFLVNLLWIVPGVLAVIAGIMCLARKVQTI, via the coding sequence ATGAATCCAAGAAAGCCAGAATTTATCTTAACATTAATCGCAGGAATTACAGGTATTATCGCTGGTATTACAGGAATCGCAAGTGGAGGTCTTCTTGCTGCTCTTTCTGGGAGTGAAGAATTATCCGAAACAGCGGCTATGACTACTGCTGACACTGAAGCACTTGCTGCTATGGGTGGCTTAACAGTAATTTTATCTGGAGTTGCTTTAGTAATTGGGATTGCGCTTATTATTTTTGCAGTATTAATCAAACGTAATGCAAAGGTATTTGGAATCTTAACGCTAGTAGCTGGTATTGGTGGTTTCTTCTTAGTTAACTTACTATGGATCGTTCCAGGCGTACTTGCAGTTATTGCAGGAATTATGTGCCTAGCGAGAAAAGTACAAACGATTTAA